The DNA sequence TTGGGAAGTGCGAGCCGCTTACCGGGGGTGCCCGCGGCCAGCAGCACCGCGGCGGCCGAGGCGGCCTGCCCGAGGCAGACCGTCTGGATGTCGGCCCGCACGTACTGCATGGTGTCGTAGATCGCCATCAGGCTGGTGAAGGAGCCGCCCGGCGAGTTGATGTACATGGTGATGTCGCGGTCGGGATCGAGCGACTCGAGCACCAGCAGCTGGGCCATGATGTCGTTCGCCGACGCGTCGTCCACCTGCACACCGAGGAAGATGATGCGTTCCTCGAACAGCTTGTTGTACGGGTTGGACTCCTTGACACCGAAGCTCGAATGCTCGATGAACGACGGCAGGATGTAGCGCGCCTGCGGTTGGAGGCGAGGATCGGTCTGGTTGCTCATTAGGGGGCCACTCCGTCGTTGATGCTGGCGCTGGTGATGATGTGGTCGACGAATCCGTATTCGAGCGCTTCCTGAGCGGTGAACCAACGGTCGCGGTCCGAGTCGGCCTCAATGCGCTCGATCGTCTGTCCGGTGAATTCCGCGTTGAGGCGGAACATCTCCTTCTTGATCGCCGCGAACTGCTCGGCCTGGATCGCGATGTCGGCCGCGCCACCGGTGATGCCACCGAGCGGCTGGTGCATCAGGATGCGGGCGTGCGGCAGCGCGTAGCGCTTTCCCTTGGTGCCCGCGGCGAGCAGGAACTCACCCATCGATGCCGCCATCCCCATCGCGTACGTGGCGACGTCGCACGGTGCCAGCACCATCGTGTCGTAGATCGCCATGCCGGCGCTGATCGAACCGCCGGGCGAGTTGATGTAGAGGTGGATGTCCTTCGTCGGGTCCTCCGCCGAGAGCAGCAAGATCTGGGCGCACAGGCGGTTGGCGATGTCGTCGTCCACCTGTGAGCCGAGGAAGATGATGCGCTCGGCGAGCAGCCGCTCGTAGACCGAGTCCTGAAGCGTGAGGCCCGGCGCCCCGCCACGCATAACAGTCACGACTGGATACCTGCTTTCTCTTACGTCTTGGGTCCGCCAGTTCGCGGTGTTCGTCGGAGTGTTCGTCGAAGTGTTCTGCTACCGACACTAACCAACCTGCGTGAGCGTGCACTCCCTGACAGGCGCGCGTTCGCTCACAGCGTCACTTGGCCTCGTCGGCCTCGTCGGCCTCGTCGGCTTCGGTGGCCTCGTCCTCGTCCTCGGTGTCGGCCTCGGTCGCCTCGGCCTGCGCACCGCCCGACGGCCCGAAGAACTCGGTGGTGTCGATGTCGTTGCCGTCGGTGTCCTTGACGGTGGCGCCGTGCACCACGGCCGCGATGGTCAGGCCGCGCCGCACGTCGGCGAACATGGCGGGCAGCTGGTTCTGCTGCTGCAGGATCTGCAGCAGCTGCTGGGGTTCGAGGCCGTACTGGCGCGACATCAGGACCAGGCGCTCGGTCAGATCGCCCTGGCCGACCTGGACCTCCAGCTTGTCGGCGAGGGCGTCCATCAGAAGCTGGGTCTTGACGGCCTTCTCCGCCTCGGTGCGGGTGGTGGCGTCGAACTCCTCACGGCTGCTGCCCTGCTCGGCCAGTTGCTCGGCGAAGCGGTCCTCGTCGTGGTCGAGGCCGTGGATGGCGTTGTGCAGCGTGTCGTCGATCTGGGCCTGCACGATCTTCTCGGGCAGCGGCACCTCGGTCTGCTCGAGCAGCAGCTCCAGCGCCTTGTCGCGGATCTGCTCGGCCTG is a window from the Mycolicibacterium litorale genome containing:
- a CDS encoding ATP-dependent Clp protease proteolytic subunit, producing the protein MRGGAPGLTLQDSVYERLLAERIIFLGSQVDDDIANRLCAQILLLSAEDPTKDIHLYINSPGGSISAGMAIYDTMVLAPCDVATYAMGMAASMGEFLLAAGTKGKRYALPHARILMHQPLGGITGGAADIAIQAEQFAAIKKEMFRLNAEFTGQTIERIEADSDRDRWFTAQEALEYGFVDHIITSASINDGVAP
- a CDS encoding ATP-dependent Clp protease proteolytic subunit, with translation MSNQTDPRLQPQARYILPSFIEHSSFGVKESNPYNKLFEERIIFLGVQVDDASANDIMAQLLVLESLDPDRDITMYINSPGGSFTSLMAIYDTMQYVRADIQTVCLGQAASAAAVLLAAGTPGKRLALPNARILIHQPALSGVIQGQFSDLEIQAKEIERMRTLMETTLARHTGKDAEVIRKDTDRDKILTAEEAKDYGIIDTVLEYRKLSAQTS